From the genome of Thermogutta terrifontis, one region includes:
- a CDS encoding sugar porter family MFS transporter has product MKINGYLVLCVAIASLGGLLFGFDTAVISGTEKALQNLFHLSGFWHGFTVASALIGTVIGSLVAGYPADRWGRRETLILIAVLYFVSAVGSALAWDWYSLVFFRFIGGLGVGGSSVVAPMYIAEISPPKWRGRLVAVVQFNIVFGILLAFFSNYCIALLNLGDVEWRWMLGVEAFPAGLFWLLLYFTPQSPRWSVARGRCEQARAVFERLGASREEAEELVREVQASLHDTSLDEPLFCRRYLRPVLLAIAIAAFNQLSGINAVLYYAPRIFEMAGAEKDAAFLQAVVVGGTNLIFTLLAMSVIDYFGRKFLMLVGSIGYIVSLATTAAAFYVYGTHFDRLGNIIVLASLVVFIASHAFGQGAVIWVFISEIFPNTVRAKGQALGSFTHWFMCALISWTFPVIAAASGGHAFAFYAAMMVLQLLWVIFVMPETKGIPLEEIERRLLGTDSASAAAGSTRSCS; this is encoded by the coding sequence ATGAAGATCAACGGTTATCTTGTCCTGTGTGTTGCCATTGCGTCGCTGGGTGGTTTGCTTTTTGGCTTCGATACGGCCGTCATTTCGGGGACGGAGAAGGCGCTTCAGAATCTTTTCCATTTGTCGGGTTTCTGGCACGGATTCACGGTGGCGAGCGCACTGATCGGGACGGTCATCGGCTCGCTGGTGGCGGGGTACCCGGCCGATCGCTGGGGGCGGCGGGAAACGCTTATCCTCATCGCCGTCCTCTATTTTGTTTCGGCGGTCGGAAGTGCCCTGGCGTGGGATTGGTATTCTCTTGTGTTTTTCCGGTTTATTGGCGGGCTGGGGGTCGGGGGGTCGTCGGTTGTGGCGCCGATGTATATTGCCGAAATCTCGCCGCCCAAATGGCGGGGCCGGTTGGTGGCGGTCGTGCAGTTCAATATTGTGTTCGGCATTCTGCTGGCGTTCTTTTCAAATTACTGTATCGCGCTGCTTAACTTGGGGGATGTGGAATGGCGGTGGATGCTCGGTGTGGAGGCGTTTCCGGCCGGATTGTTCTGGCTGCTTCTCTACTTCACGCCCCAGAGTCCGCGCTGGTCGGTGGCCCGGGGACGCTGCGAGCAGGCTCGCGCGGTCTTTGAAAGGCTCGGTGCTTCCCGCGAAGAGGCCGAGGAACTCGTGCGGGAGGTGCAGGCTTCGCTCCATGACACGTCCCTCGATGAACCGCTCTTTTGTCGTCGCTATCTTCGCCCGGTGCTTCTGGCCATTGCCATTGCCGCCTTCAATCAGCTTTCTGGGATTAATGCCGTGCTCTACTACGCCCCACGAATTTTCGAGATGGCAGGGGCCGAGAAGGATGCGGCGTTTCTCCAGGCCGTGGTGGTTGGCGGGACGAATCTCATCTTCACGCTGCTGGCCATGAGCGTCATTGACTATTTCGGCAGAAAATTCCTTATGCTCGTGGGATCCATCGGCTATATTGTCAGTCTGGCGACCACGGCGGCGGCCTTCTACGTCTATGGCACGCACTTCGATCGGCTGGGCAACATCATTGTGCTAGCCAGTCTCGTGGTGTTTATCGCGTCCCACGCCTTTGGTCAGGGGGCAGTGATCTGGGTGTTTATCAGTGAAATCTTTCCCAACACCGTCCGCGCCAAGGGACAGGCCCTGGGAAGTTTCACGCACTGGTTCATGTGCGCGTTGATCTCCTGGACCTTTCCGGTGATTGCCGCGGCGTCCGGTGGACATGCCTTCGCGTTTTATGCGGCGATGATGGTCCTGCAACTTCTGTGGGTGATCTTCGTCATGCCCGAAACAAAAGGAATCCCGCTGGAAGAAATCGAGCGTCGGCTTTTGGGAACGGATTCCGCTTCTGCGGCCGCGGGGTCCACCAGGTCGTGCTCCTGA
- a CDS encoding GH32 C-terminal domain-containing protein: protein MNPIAVIVLLAGGWVVAGISAASENGERPVRPDILVDDFERDSYAPWVAEGEAFGPGPAPGTLPRQMEVTGYHGRRLVNSYYGGDSTVGMLTSPPFTIERRYLAFLIGGGGYPEETYMELLVDGKSVRRATGPNTAPGGSEELDWAVWDVHEFEGRTAVLRIVDRRTGGWGHINVDYIFQTDRNPLEQLKPLETTVQSRYLLLPVAGEGPRTHCRILLGDRVLRYFDIQIAADDSDVRFWAAIDLRDYRGQTVRWEIRPRSARVLVEKRLRQSDAPVWPENLYREAYRPQFHFSPRVGWTNDPNGLVYYDGEYHLFFQHNPFGIQWGNMTWGHAVSRDLVHWEEIGDAILPDERGTIFSGSAVVDLDNTSGLGRPDQPPLCAFYTAAGGHSYQPCPFTQCIAYSLDHGRTWSKYPGNPVVDFIADENRDPKVFWHEASRCWIMVLYVRRDAFSIFSSPNLKEWTLESEAAFPTAHECPELFPLAVEGEPNEVHWILWTASGNHLIGRFDGRRFTAESDVLRSEWGKNCYAGQTWNNAPGGRRVFIGWMNSDGSAYPGMPFNQQMTVPRELTLRRTPQGLRLFARPIQELESLRAKSARFQGVALGNDSPSQSWPVGDLLDIRLAVQNRSAEQIILEVKGVRLSWSPVRGELECLDRRITDLPRDRPLHLRLLVDRTSLEIFALDGSYVMSFCWPFGPKPGQFTITARGGDAVIESLEIHELRSIWENITRQGEQEKPGG from the coding sequence ATGAATCCAATCGCGGTCATCGTGCTGTTAGCAGGGGGGTGGGTGGTAGCTGGGATTTCGGCCGCCAGTGAAAACGGAGAACGCCCCGTTCGTCCGGATATTCTCGTGGACGATTTTGAGCGTGATTCTTACGCGCCCTGGGTGGCCGAGGGGGAAGCGTTTGGTCCTGGCCCCGCCCCCGGCACGCTCCCGCGGCAAATGGAAGTGACCGGCTATCACGGCCGTCGGCTGGTCAATTCGTATTACGGTGGGGACAGTACGGTGGGGATGCTGACGAGCCCTCCCTTCACAATCGAACGGCGCTATCTCGCCTTTCTCATAGGTGGAGGGGGCTATCCGGAAGAAACCTATATGGAGCTTCTCGTGGATGGGAAAAGTGTTCGTCGGGCAACCGGTCCGAACACCGCACCCGGCGGCTCGGAGGAGCTGGATTGGGCCGTCTGGGACGTCCATGAGTTTGAAGGCCGCACCGCTGTCCTGCGGATCGTCGATCGCCGCACCGGCGGTTGGGGGCACATCAATGTGGATTACATTTTTCAAACCGATCGCAATCCGCTGGAGCAGCTCAAGCCCCTGGAAACAACAGTTCAATCACGGTACCTGCTACTTCCGGTGGCCGGGGAAGGACCGCGGACGCATTGTCGCATTCTCTTGGGCGATCGGGTCCTCCGCTATTTCGACATTCAAATTGCCGCAGACGATTCGGATGTGAGATTTTGGGCGGCAATTGATCTGCGTGATTATCGCGGCCAGACGGTCCGCTGGGAAATCCGTCCCCGCTCTGCCCGCGTTCTGGTGGAAAAACGCCTTCGGCAGAGCGACGCACCGGTTTGGCCGGAGAACCTCTATCGGGAAGCGTATCGGCCGCAGTTCCATTTCTCACCGCGGGTGGGTTGGACCAACGATCCCAATGGCCTGGTGTACTACGATGGCGAATATCACCTGTTTTTCCAGCACAATCCCTTTGGGATTCAGTGGGGTAACATGACCTGGGGCCACGCGGTGAGCCGGGATCTGGTCCACTGGGAAGAGATCGGTGACGCCATCCTTCCTGACGAGCGGGGCACGATCTTTTCAGGGTCAGCGGTGGTCGACCTCGATAATACGTCGGGGCTTGGTCGGCCTGACCAGCCGCCTCTGTGTGCGTTTTACACCGCCGCCGGTGGCCACTCCTACCAACCCTGCCCGTTCACTCAGTGCATTGCCTACTCGCTGGATCACGGTCGCACCTGGAGCAAATACCCTGGCAATCCTGTGGTGGATTTCATTGCCGATGAGAATCGTGATCCAAAGGTCTTCTGGCATGAGGCAAGTCGGTGCTGGATCATGGTGCTCTACGTTCGGCGGGACGCGTTCTCGATCTTTTCTTCCCCTAACCTGAAAGAGTGGACCCTGGAGAGCGAAGCGGCGTTTCCCACGGCCCATGAGTGTCCCGAACTATTCCCGCTCGCGGTGGAGGGAGAGCCAAACGAAGTCCACTGGATCCTGTGGACGGCCTCCGGCAACCATTTGATCGGCCGATTTGATGGGCGTCGCTTCACCGCGGAAAGTGACGTGCTGCGGAGCGAATGGGGAAAGAACTGTTATGCGGGACAGACATGGAACAACGCACCGGGCGGCCGGCGGGTTTTCATCGGATGGATGAATTCCGACGGTTCCGCGTATCCGGGAATGCCTTTCAACCAGCAGATGACGGTGCCCCGGGAGTTGACGCTCCGCCGCACGCCGCAAGGATTAAGACTTTTCGCCCGTCCCATCCAGGAACTTGAATCACTCCGCGCGAAATCGGCACGATTCCAGGGAGTTGCTCTGGGAAATGACAGCCCATCGCAATCCTGGCCGGTGGGCGATCTTCTGGATATCCGCCTTGCTGTGCAGAATCGGTCGGCAGAGCAAATCATTTTGGAGGTGAAAGGTGTCAGGCTGTCATGGTCCCCGGTTCGGGGAGAGCTGGAATGCCTGGACCGACGGATCACCGATTTGCCGAGGGATCGTCCTCTCCACCTGCGATTGCTCGTGGATCGCACGTCGCTGGAAATTTTTGCTTTGGACGGCAGTTACGTGATGTCGTTCTGCTGGCCATTTGGTCCGAAGCCGGGGCAGTTCACGATCACGGCACGGGGTGGCGACGCGGTGATTGAATCTCTGGAAATTCACGAACTGCGTTCGATCTGGGAAAACATCACACGCCAGGGCGAACAGGAAAAGCCGGGCGGTTGA
- a CDS encoding glycosyltransferase family 4 protein, which translates to MPPSVTRPTILEVRTVTGAGGGPEKTILLGARWLKARGWPVQIVYLHPPADPAFEVIRNRGRELDVSLIDLEDRGPLDFRTVTRLFRLVRKLGNVIWHGHDYKADALGWLLHHGHRMKLVSTVHGWGVYAPRVHFYHFIHKLCLRGFDRVVCVSPSLREECIRAGIPPSICEVLPNGVDCEEFAPPSSREDAKRRLGLSVACPVVGYVGRLSAEKDLGTLLRGLARLIENGLSVRALIVGDGPARDELHNTIRDLSLEQHVTLVGHTPDPRPYYAAMDVFILSSLREGLPNVLLEAMAMAVPVVTTPVGGIPQLIRDGETGTLIPPGDDRALAEAVKQLVTDRSRAVALGENARQHVKTHYGFDRRMERLEQILEGLFNRPAFPVRPGV; encoded by the coding sequence ATGCCGCCTTCCGTTACGCGTCCCACCATTCTGGAAGTCCGCACCGTCACCGGAGCCGGCGGAGGTCCGGAAAAGACGATTCTTCTGGGCGCACGATGGTTGAAGGCACGCGGCTGGCCCGTGCAGATCGTCTACCTCCATCCACCCGCTGATCCCGCCTTCGAGGTCATCCGCAACCGTGGACGGGAACTCGATGTGTCCCTGATTGACCTCGAGGATCGCGGCCCGCTCGATTTTCGCACCGTCACTCGGCTATTTCGACTCGTTCGCAAGCTGGGCAATGTAATCTGGCATGGGCATGACTACAAGGCCGATGCACTGGGCTGGCTCCTTCACCATGGTCACCGGATGAAGCTCGTGAGCACCGTGCACGGGTGGGGTGTTTACGCTCCCCGGGTCCATTTTTACCATTTCATCCACAAATTGTGTCTCCGGGGGTTCGACAGGGTGGTGTGCGTCTCGCCCTCGCTGCGTGAAGAATGCATACGTGCCGGGATACCACCGTCAATCTGCGAGGTATTACCCAACGGCGTGGATTGCGAAGAGTTTGCACCGCCTTCCTCACGCGAAGACGCCAAACGGCGACTCGGTCTGTCCGTTGCGTGCCCGGTTGTGGGCTATGTGGGTCGGCTCTCCGCCGAGAAAGATTTGGGCACCTTGCTTCGCGGATTGGCCCGGCTCATTGAGAACGGTCTGTCAGTGCGCGCGCTCATTGTGGGCGATGGTCCGGCCAGGGACGAGCTTCACAACACGATCCGCGACCTCTCTCTGGAACAGCACGTGACTCTGGTCGGACACACCCCGGATCCCCGGCCGTACTATGCGGCTATGGACGTGTTCATTCTGTCCAGTCTCCGCGAAGGACTGCCCAACGTCCTCCTCGAAGCGATGGCCATGGCCGTGCCCGTCGTGACAACCCCCGTGGGGGGAATTCCCCAACTCATCCGCGATGGCGAGACGGGAACTCTCATTCCGCCAGGGGATGACCGTGCCCTGGCCGAAGCGGTGAAGCAATTGGTGACCGATCGTTCCCGGGCAGTGGCACTTGGGGAAAACGCCCGCCAGCATGTGAAAACGCACTACGGTTTTGATCGCCGGATGGAACGGCTGGAGCAGATTCTGGAGGGTCTTTTCAACCGCCCGGCTTTTCCTGTTCGCCCTGGCGTGTGA
- a CDS encoding bifunctional homocysteine S-methyltransferase/methylenetetrahydrofolate reductase, with amino-acid sequence MADKQPFAEYLAQGVVVFDGAMGTEIYRHHVFTNRCFDELNLSDPKLIRKIHQSYCDAGAEVLTTNTFGANRETLAKYGLAEQVRAINQAGAQIARQVADAADRPVYVAGSIGPLPTLPQNEEALWQMIWEQVDALLEGGVDFIIFETQPSRQALELCAAAMRERPGVPFILSAAVYEDGETASGETVQRLFAPLPEGCPEPLAWGLNCGSGPHGLLGAVEQAVRILRKPLVVQPNAGIPKEVEHRRIYLCSPEYLAEYAKRFVNLGAAGVGGCCGTTPDHIRAICDAVKPLVRARIKPVFVTPAETVELKTPVPLAERSRFAWRLVHKQWVTSVELVPPRGYDLRDIIEKSKMLHRHGVDAVNIPDGPRASSRISPLITADRIQREAMIEVILHFCCRDRNLIGMQADLLACAACDIRNILFVTGDPPKLGNYPHATGVFDTDSIGMVGVQKRLNQGVDLGGQPIDPPTAAVIGVGLDPTAIDQNRELDRFRRKVEAGAEFAITQPVFDPDALLRFLDKVQHYGIPIIAGIWPLASLRNATFLKNEVPGVVIPDWVMEKMASVTSREDQLKMGIEIARQAIERIRDRVAGVQVSAPFGKIQVALEVIGA; translated from the coding sequence ATGGCGGATAAACAACCCTTTGCCGAATACCTCGCCCAGGGCGTCGTGGTGTTCGACGGAGCCATGGGCACGGAGATCTATCGCCATCACGTGTTCACTAATCGGTGTTTTGATGAACTCAATCTGTCCGATCCCAAGCTCATCCGCAAAATCCATCAGTCGTACTGCGACGCGGGCGCCGAAGTCCTGACCACCAACACCTTCGGTGCGAATCGGGAGACCCTCGCCAAGTACGGCCTGGCTGAGCAGGTGCGGGCGATCAATCAGGCAGGGGCCCAAATTGCCCGGCAAGTGGCGGATGCCGCAGATCGACCGGTCTACGTTGCCGGTTCCATTGGGCCGCTTCCCACGCTGCCCCAAAACGAAGAAGCTCTGTGGCAAATGATCTGGGAGCAGGTCGATGCCCTCCTGGAGGGCGGCGTGGACTTCATCATTTTTGAAACCCAGCCCAGTCGTCAGGCCCTGGAACTCTGTGCGGCGGCGATGCGGGAACGGCCGGGGGTGCCGTTCATCCTTTCAGCGGCCGTTTACGAGGACGGCGAAACCGCTTCCGGTGAGACGGTCCAGCGATTATTTGCCCCGCTCCCCGAAGGGTGTCCGGAACCGCTTGCCTGGGGCCTTAACTGCGGCAGCGGGCCCCACGGTCTGCTTGGGGCTGTGGAGCAGGCAGTCCGCATTCTTCGCAAACCGCTCGTCGTGCAGCCGAATGCCGGCATCCCAAAGGAAGTTGAACATCGCCGCATTTACCTCTGTTCGCCCGAGTATCTGGCCGAGTACGCCAAGCGATTCGTCAACCTGGGGGCGGCGGGGGTCGGCGGGTGCTGCGGCACAACGCCAGACCACATCCGTGCGATCTGCGATGCGGTCAAACCTCTTGTCCGTGCCCGAATAAAACCTGTTTTTGTCACCCCGGCAGAGACCGTGGAGCTCAAAACGCCGGTGCCTCTGGCGGAGCGCTCGCGATTTGCCTGGCGGCTGGTGCACAAACAATGGGTGACCTCGGTCGAACTGGTTCCTCCCCGCGGATACGACCTCCGTGACATCATCGAGAAAAGCAAAATGCTCCACCGGCACGGAGTGGATGCCGTCAACATTCCTGATGGCCCCCGCGCCAGCTCGCGGATTTCGCCCCTGATCACAGCGGATCGCATCCAGCGGGAGGCGATGATCGAAGTCATCCTCCATTTCTGCTGCCGGGACCGGAACCTCATCGGCATGCAGGCGGACCTCCTCGCCTGTGCCGCCTGTGACATCCGCAACATCCTGTTTGTCACCGGCGATCCACCCAAGCTCGGTAATTACCCCCATGCTACAGGCGTGTTCGATACCGACTCGATTGGCATGGTGGGGGTTCAGAAGCGTCTCAATCAGGGCGTGGATCTCGGCGGCCAGCCCATCGATCCACCGACCGCCGCGGTCATCGGCGTCGGTCTGGATCCCACGGCGATCGATCAAAACCGCGAACTCGACCGCTTTCGCCGCAAAGTGGAGGCCGGGGCCGAGTTCGCCATCACTCAGCCGGTCTTCGACCCCGACGCCCTGTTGCGATTTCTGGACAAGGTACAGCACTACGGCATTCCGATCATCGCGGGAATCTGGCCGCTGGCCAGCCTTCGCAACGCCACGTTCCTGAAAAATGAAGTCCCCGGCGTGGTCATTCCGGATTGGGTGATGGAAAAAATGGCCTCCGTCACCAGCCGGGAAGATCAACTCAAAATGGGGATTGAAATCGCCCGACAGGCCATCGAGCGAATCCGCGATCGCGTGGCTGGAGTTCAGGTGAGTGCCCCGTTCGGCAAGATTCAGGTGGCCCTGGAAGTGATCGGGGCGTGA
- a CDS encoding glycoside hydrolase family 172 protein, with protein MKRVFWLGTAVGLAVGLWLTGAAVWGQQPDLIHQPYLLDTGLVSRSISFENPTGAPGEGGKAASNLGVGRKGSPMRPIKPGETLQLCDIEGPGTIRHIWLTTESNPENLRSLVIRAYWEGQEHPSIECPLGDFFGFAHGKVMPYFSAVHSVGPRAGMNIWLPMPFTKRARITLTNETKGNRTPPIFYQIDYTLGDKHPEDVGRLHVLFRRENPTRQKQDFEILPLRKNKGRYIGVVIGVRNLHPGQWWGEGEIKVYMDGDTEFPTICGTGSEDYVGLSWGMQQVPFFYQGCSLDQNNFVSMYRWHLPDPIAWQKECRITIQQIGWKNGLVETEDDWCCATFWYEPTPSAPLPPLPDVDARIADIWKD; from the coding sequence ATGAAACGCGTTTTCTGGCTCGGCACAGCGGTCGGACTTGCGGTAGGGCTTTGGCTGACGGGTGCAGCCGTGTGGGGCCAGCAGCCGGATTTGATTCACCAACCCTATCTGCTGGATACTGGCCTGGTTTCGCGATCAATTTCGTTCGAGAACCCCACAGGGGCACCGGGAGAAGGGGGCAAGGCTGCCAGCAACCTTGGCGTGGGTCGGAAAGGGTCGCCGATGCGCCCCATCAAGCCCGGGGAAACCCTTCAGCTCTGCGATATCGAAGGGCCCGGCACCATCCGCCATATCTGGCTGACCACCGAATCGAATCCGGAGAACCTGCGGAGCCTGGTCATCCGCGCGTACTGGGAAGGTCAGGAACACCCCAGTATCGAATGTCCGCTGGGCGACTTTTTCGGCTTTGCCCACGGCAAGGTGATGCCGTACTTCTCGGCCGTCCACTCGGTGGGGCCGCGCGCCGGAATGAACATCTGGCTGCCGATGCCCTTCACCAAACGTGCGCGAATTACCCTTACCAATGAAACGAAGGGCAACCGGACACCCCCGATCTTTTATCAGATCGACTACACCCTGGGAGATAAACACCCCGAGGATGTCGGCCGACTGCACGTCCTTTTCCGGCGTGAAAATCCCACCAGGCAAAAACAGGATTTCGAGATTTTGCCCTTGCGGAAAAACAAAGGTCGGTATATCGGTGTCGTCATTGGGGTACGCAATCTTCACCCAGGCCAGTGGTGGGGTGAAGGCGAAATTAAAGTGTACATGGATGGTGACACCGAGTTTCCCACAATTTGCGGCACGGGCAGCGAGGACTATGTAGGACTTTCCTGGGGCATGCAGCAGGTGCCGTTTTTCTATCAGGGGTGTTCGCTTGACCAAAACAATTTTGTTTCCATGTACCGTTGGCATTTGCCCGACCCCATCGCGTGGCAGAAGGAGTGCCGCATCACCATCCAGCAGATCGGATGGAAGAACGGACTGGTGGAAACGGAAGATGACTGGTGCTGCGCAACTTTCTGGTACGAACCCACGCCAAGTGCCCCGTTGCCGCCGCTGCCCGATGTTGATGCCCGCATCGCCGACATCTGGAAGGATTGA
- a CDS encoding GNAT family N-acetyltransferase: MRTQDKVSLDFRSTVRPDDRLAVRRLVESTGFFRPDEVDVAEELVTERLLKGPASGYEFLFADQEGQLRGYVCFGPIPCTVSSWDLYWIVVDPAYQRQGLGRQLLREAEKAIRAAGGTRVYVDTSGREQYQPTRQFYEKNGYRVAAVLEDFYAPGDAKVIYVKVLTGTGNSGKL, encoded by the coding sequence ATGAGGACGCAAGATAAAGTCAGCCTGGATTTTCGCTCGACGGTGCGACCGGACGACAGGCTTGCCGTGCGGCGGCTGGTGGAGTCTACTGGGTTTTTCCGTCCGGACGAGGTCGATGTTGCTGAGGAGTTGGTCACAGAGCGGTTGCTGAAAGGACCTGCCAGCGGGTATGAGTTTCTCTTTGCAGATCAGGAAGGGCAGCTCCGGGGATATGTGTGTTTCGGTCCTATCCCGTGCACCGTTTCCAGTTGGGATCTTTACTGGATCGTGGTGGATCCGGCTTATCAGCGGCAGGGGTTGGGACGGCAGCTCCTTCGGGAGGCAGAAAAGGCCATTCGAGCTGCCGGGGGGACCCGGGTTTATGTGGATACCTCCGGCCGGGAGCAGTATCAACCGACCAGACAGTTTTATGAAAAAAACGGCTACCGGGTGGCAGCCGTCCTCGAGGATTTTTATGCGCCGGGTGACGCAAAAGTTATTTACGTCAAAGTGCTCACGGGTACTGGTAACTCCGGGAAGTTATGA
- a CDS encoding DUF1559 domain-containing protein, whose product MPRRHSGMSKLNSLGPPSFIGVQNSRLVGEAIARDVGAYNSAPPSLCLQQVGPNRQFTGNIQGPDWLIGWRWADGRNPYTFFYPMLPPNGPSCGNDGENWCIVTASSRHPGGVNVLFLDGAVRFISETIDAGDPTRTATAPPPGFPPLVNPSRPQDYTGPSLYGVWGALGSAYGKESVQVP is encoded by the coding sequence GTGCCCCGTCGTCACTCCGGAATGTCAAAGCTGAATTCGTTGGGTCCGCCTTCTTTTATTGGAGTGCAGAACAGCCGTTTGGTGGGCGAGGCGATTGCCCGGGATGTGGGCGCGTATAATAGCGCCCCGCCCTCGTTGTGCTTGCAGCAAGTGGGGCCAAATCGGCAATTTACCGGGAATATTCAGGGGCCAGATTGGCTCATTGGCTGGCGTTGGGCGGATGGAAGAAACCCGTACACGTTCTTCTATCCCATGCTGCCGCCGAACGGTCCGAGCTGTGGGAACGACGGGGAGAACTGGTGCATCGTGACCGCGAGCAGCCGTCACCCGGGCGGTGTCAATGTGCTGTTCCTGGATGGCGCGGTGCGGTTTATCAGTGAGACGATCGACGCGGGTGATCCGACGCGGACTGCCACGGCCCCGCCGCCGGGCTTCCCGCCCCTTGTGAATCCCAGCCGACCGCAGGACTACACAGGACCCTCGCTGTACGGTGTCTGGGGTGCCCTGGGAAGTGCCTACGGAAAAGAATCCGTGCAAGTTCCGTAA